The following coding sequences are from one Burkholderiales bacterium window:
- a CDS encoding 3'-5' exonuclease: protein MSEALAAWRRLPPPDLDRPLADLRWVVVDTESSGLDPHQDRLLSIGACAIDHCKLHLDEVFAVSLRQHYPSAEDNILVHGITGSAQLTGEEPATALLGFLQFLRNDIPVAFHAAFDATLLAHAMRMHLGAKLRRVWFDAEWILAALFPDAAGTRRSLDDWLRRFGISGYTRHDALSDAFATAELLLIAIEQAGLQGARSARDLQRLCAAHRALVRLRRTRSP from the coding sequence ATGTCCGAAGCGCTCGCCGCCTGGCGTCGCCTCCCGCCCCCGGACCTCGATCGCCCGTTGGCAGACCTGCGCTGGGTCGTTGTGGATACCGAGTCGAGCGGCCTCGATCCCCATCAGGACCGTCTGCTGTCGATCGGCGCTTGCGCCATCGACCACTGCAAGCTTCATCTGGACGAAGTCTTCGCGGTTTCGCTGCGCCAGCACTACCCCAGCGCCGAGGACAACATTCTCGTTCACGGCATCACCGGGTCCGCGCAGCTCACCGGCGAGGAGCCGGCGACGGCGCTTCTCGGCTTTTTGCAGTTCCTGCGCAACGACATTCCGGTGGCCTTTCACGCGGCGTTCGACGCCACCTTGCTGGCGCACGCAATGCGCATGCATCTGGGGGCGAAGCTGCGGAGGGTCTGGTTCGACGCCGAGTGGATACTGGCCGCACTCTTTCCGGACGCGGCGGGCACCAGGCGGTCGCTGGACGACTGGCTGAGGCGCTTCGGAATCTCCGGCTACACGCGCCACGACGCGCTGTCGGACGCCTTCGCCACCGCCGAGCTGCTGCTGATCGCGATCGAGCAGGCCGGGCTGCAAGGAGCGAGGAGCGCGCGCGACCTGCAGCGGCTGTGCGCCGCGCACCGGGCGCTCGTACGTCTGCGCCGCACACGCTCGCCTTGA
- a CDS encoding DUF294 nucleotidyltransferase-like domain-containing protein, giving the protein MVPTAEIPEALRETTIEELRRHAPFSAMARAHLGELVAKLSLAYFPAGRQILSPEHGVPEHLFIVRRGLVESLVPESAAANTAPVITLSAGEAFPIGALIAAHPPVNLFRAAQDSFCFLLPRETFARMLEISTEFRDFCTRRLAHLLERSQERLVAEYANAAAASRSLAQPLGEIATRTPVCCAPATSLRQAAALMHEGRVGSIVVVDAAGRALGIFTLRDLLDRVVAQGADLEAPIERFMTRDPVALDVDQAAVDAAVAMARHGFHHILVTRDGRLRGVVSERDLFALQRVQVTRIADAVRAAADLDALVPIAADVRALAHSLLAQGASSEHVSRIITELNDRLSTRLIEQEMDCADVRGIELCWLALGSEGRGEQTFATDQDNAIVFADPVTGTAEESRARLLPVASRINQGLDRLGFPLCKGGIMAGNPRCCLSFSEWRGRFAHWIDQGDPQALLDSAIFFDFRPLWGEATLAQRLRDWLAPVARANSRFQRQLAQQALANAPPLGALGDFKLSDRADRSGVLDLKLQGTALFVDAARVAALAAGAQASATAARLRQAAERLRLDSRECDAWLEAFWFLQLLRLKHQHARLQAGLPADNLLDPAALNELDRRILKECFLQARRLQAWLRFEYQL; this is encoded by the coding sequence ATGGTGCCGACCGCCGAGATTCCCGAGGCGCTGCGCGAGACGACGATCGAAGAGCTGCGCCGGCATGCGCCGTTTTCCGCGATGGCACGCGCGCACCTGGGCGAGCTGGTCGCCAAGCTGTCGCTGGCCTATTTCCCCGCGGGCCGGCAGATTCTCTCGCCTGAGCATGGGGTTCCCGAGCACCTGTTCATCGTCCGGCGCGGACTGGTCGAATCCCTGGTACCCGAGAGCGCCGCGGCCAACACGGCACCGGTCATCACGCTGTCTGCGGGCGAGGCCTTCCCCATCGGTGCGCTGATCGCCGCGCACCCGCCGGTCAACCTGTTTCGCGCGGCGCAGGACAGCTTCTGTTTCCTGCTGCCACGCGAGACCTTCGCCCGGATGCTGGAGATCAGCACCGAGTTCCGCGACTTCTGTACCCGTCGCCTGGCTCACCTGCTGGAGCGCTCGCAGGAGAGGCTGGTTGCGGAGTACGCCAACGCCGCGGCCGCCAGCCGTTCGCTCGCTCAGCCGCTGGGCGAGATCGCGACGCGGACACCGGTGTGCTGCGCCCCCGCGACCAGCCTGCGCCAGGCCGCCGCGCTGATGCACGAAGGCCGGGTCGGATCGATCGTGGTGGTCGACGCGGCCGGGCGTGCGCTCGGGATCTTCACGCTGCGCGACCTGCTGGACCGCGTCGTCGCGCAGGGCGCGGATCTCGAGGCGCCGATCGAGCGTTTCATGACCCGCGATCCGGTCGCCCTGGATGTCGACCAGGCGGCGGTGGATGCTGCGGTCGCGATGGCGCGTCACGGTTTCCACCACATTCTGGTCACGCGTGACGGCCGCCTCAGAGGCGTCGTTTCGGAACGAGACCTGTTCGCGCTGCAACGCGTGCAGGTCACGCGCATCGCGGACGCCGTGCGCGCCGCGGCCGACCTCGATGCCCTCGTACCGATCGCAGCGGATGTCCGCGCGCTCGCGCACAGCTTGCTGGCGCAGGGCGCTTCGAGCGAGCACGTCTCCAGGATCATCACCGAACTCAACGACCGGCTGAGCACCCGTCTCATCGAGCAGGAAATGGATTGCGCGGATGTGAGGGGCATCGAGCTTTGCTGGCTGGCACTCGGTTCCGAAGGGCGCGGCGAGCAGACGTTCGCCACCGACCAGGACAATGCCATCGTCTTTGCCGATCCAGTGACGGGAACCGCGGAAGAGTCGCGCGCCCGACTGCTCCCGGTGGCCTCGCGCATCAACCAGGGTCTGGATCGCCTGGGCTTTCCCCTGTGCAAAGGGGGGATCATGGCAGGCAATCCGCGCTGCTGTCTGTCGTTTTCCGAATGGCGCGGGCGCTTCGCGCACTGGATCGACCAAGGAGACCCGCAAGCGCTGCTCGACAGCGCGATCTTCTTCGATTTCCGCCCGCTGTGGGGCGAGGCGACATTGGCGCAGCGCCTGCGCGACTGGCTCGCGCCCGTCGCGCGCGCCAACAGCCGCTTTCAGCGCCAGCTCGCGCAGCAGGCGCTCGCCAACGCCCCGCCGCTCGGGGCGCTGGGCGATTTCAAGCTGTCGGACCGGGCCGATCGATCCGGCGTGCTCGATCTGAAACTCCAGGGCACGGCACTGTTCGTCGATGCCGCCCGAGTGGCAGCGCTGGCCGCCGGCGCGCAGGCGAGCGCAACCGCGGCGCGGCTCCGGCAGGCCGCCGAGCGCCTGCGCCTGGATTCGCGGGAGTGCGACGCCTGGTTGGAGGCGTTCTGGTTTCTGCAGTTGCTGCGGCTGAAGCATCAGCACGCGCGGCTGCAAGCCGGGCTCCCCGCGGACAACCTGCTCGATCCGGCCGCGCTCAACGAACTGGACCGTCGAATCCTCAAGGAGTGCTTTCTCCAGGCGCGCCGGCTGCAGGCGTGGTTGCGGTTCGAGTACCAGTTGTGA